In a genomic window of Myxococcota bacterium:
- a CDS encoding antibiotic biosynthesis monooxygenase has protein sequence MIIIAGTIDFADASRREAALEVARELQTKTRDEEPGCLAYVFAPDPCLSHRICVYECWQDEACLAAHFKHPNYLNMRDTLFRVGIVGADNHKYRVDLREPVYDSSFTPRADFFTERR, from the coding sequence ATGATCATCATCGCGGGCACGATCGATTTTGCCGACGCGAGCCGGCGCGAGGCCGCGCTCGAGGTCGCGCGCGAGCTGCAGACCAAGACGCGCGACGAGGAGCCGGGCTGTCTCGCGTACGTCTTCGCGCCCGACCCTTGCCTGTCTCATCGCATCTGCGTCTACGAGTGCTGGCAGGACGAGGCCTGCCTCGCCGCGCACTTCAAGCACCCGAACTACTTGAACATGCGCGACACGCTGTTCCGCGTGGGCATCGTCGGCGCCGACAACCACAAGTACCGCGTCGACCTGCGCGAGCCGGTCTACGACTCGTCCTTCACTCCGCGCGCCGACTTCTTCACCGAGAGGCGATGA
- a CDS encoding TIGR03621 family F420-dependent LLM class oxidoreductase encodes MLRPFRFAVQSFSATSGKEWRERARRAEALGYSALHLADHVLGPGPAIAKSSHPIQELAAVPAMMAAADATTSLKVGCRVFCIDYQHPAVLAKQAATIDLLSDGRLELGLGAGWLAAEYESLGIVLDPPGARIARLEETIRAFRALFSGDEVDVSGKNIRLTGFAGAPKRPFPPLMVGGGGRRVLSLAAREADIVSLNFNNRSGVIGRDGVRSSTAEATHEKIGWIRAAAGSRFASLELEIGAYFTFVQPGAEKIAAGMGQALGLTQDEMLRHPHGLFGSVDAVCDELERRRAQFGISYVTVGDSALEPFAPVVARLAGK; translated from the coding sequence ATGCTCCGACCGTTCCGCTTCGCCGTGCAGTCGTTCAGCGCCACTTCGGGCAAAGAGTGGCGTGAGCGCGCCCGCCGCGCCGAGGCGCTGGGCTACTCCGCGCTGCACCTCGCCGACCACGTCCTGGGCCCCGGTCCCGCGATCGCGAAGAGCAGCCATCCGATCCAGGAGCTCGCCGCCGTGCCCGCGATGATGGCCGCGGCCGACGCGACGACGTCACTCAAGGTTGGCTGCCGCGTGTTCTGCATCGACTACCAGCACCCCGCCGTGCTGGCGAAGCAGGCCGCGACGATCGACCTGCTCTCCGACGGGCGCCTCGAGCTCGGCCTGGGCGCAGGTTGGCTCGCAGCCGAGTACGAGTCACTCGGCATCGTGCTCGACCCACCCGGCGCACGCATCGCGCGGCTCGAGGAGACGATCCGCGCCTTCCGCGCGCTCTTCTCCGGTGACGAGGTCGACGTCTCGGGGAAGAACATACGACTCACCGGCTTCGCGGGCGCGCCGAAGCGGCCGTTTCCGCCGCTGATGGTGGGCGGCGGCGGAAGGCGCGTGCTCTCGCTGGCGGCGCGCGAGGCGGACATCGTGAGCCTCAACTTCAACAACCGCTCGGGCGTGATCGGGCGCGACGGCGTGCGCTCGAGCACTGCCGAGGCGACGCACGAGAAGATCGGCTGGATCCGAGCCGCGGCGGGTAGTCGCTTCGCGTCGCTCGAGCTCGAGATCGGCGCGTACTTCACGTTCGTGCAGCCGGGCGCGGAGAAGATTGCGGCGGGCATGGGCCAGGCGTTGGGACTCACACAGGACGAGATGCTGCGCCATCCGCACGGCCTGTTCGGCAGCGTCGACGCGGTGTGCGACGAGCTCGAGCGCCGCCGCGCACAGTTTGGGATCAGCTACGTCACGGTGGGAGACAGCGCGCTCGAGCCGTTCGCGCCGGTGGTCGCGCGCCTGGCGGGGAAATAG